One Oncorhynchus masou masou isolate Uvic2021 chromosome 27, UVic_Omas_1.1, whole genome shotgun sequence genomic window carries:
- the LOC135516352 gene encoding tRNA methyltransferase 10 homolog A-like produces the protein MSSEYLTPSNEKNDVASATENKDGQSSANNGETETLSKKQRKKLMRHQKWEEERNLRKQKRKEKRQKRSLDRKNQGEEGGEFVGRKRLRKEVTPSSPLRLVIDCSFDNLMMFKDVRKLHKQIQRCYSVNRRAAHPVQFYLTSLGGQLKQNMDKTDEGWVNWKDITVKSEAYHEVVVKEELVYLTSDSPNVLTELDETKAYVIGGLVDHNHHKGITFKRAQELGIDHAQLPLNSFVKMNSRKVLAVNHVFEIILVYLEKGNWQEAFFTVLPLRKGAIPLGQEGIATEDEEESDRDAETVTPNTTGNEQDQQ, from the exons ATGTCCAGCGAATATTTAACACCGTCAAATGAGAAGAATGATGTTGCCAGTGCCACTGAGAATAAGGATGGACAGAGCAGTGCTAATAATGGAGAAACCGAGACTCTTTCAAAAAAACAGAGGAAGAAGCTTATGAGGCACCAGaaatgggaggaggagaggaacctTCGTAA GCAGAAGCGAAAGgagaagaggcagaagaggagcCTTGATAGGAAGAaccagggggaggagggaggggagtttGTGGGCCGGAAGCGTTTGAGGAAAGAGGTGACACCCAGTAGCCCCCTGAGACTGGTGATAGACTGCAGCTTCGACAACCTCATGATGTTTAAG GATGTTAGGAAGCTCCATAAACAAATCCAGAGATGTTATTCAGTTAACCGACGAGCGGCGCACCCTGTTCAG tttTATTTAACCAGCCTTGGTGGACAGCTGAAGCAAAACATGGATAAGACTGATGAAGGATGGGTTAACTGGAAG GATATAACGGTCAAATCAGAGGCGTACCATGAGGTGGTGGTCAAGGAGGAGCTGGTGTACTTGACCTCTGACTCTCCCAATGTGCTGACAGAGCTGGATGAAACCAAGGCCTATGTCATCGGAGGCCTGgtggaccacaaccaccacaag GGCATCACCTTTAAACGGGCTCAGGAGCTGGGGATTGACCACGCACAGCTCCCACTGAACAGCTTTGTCAAGATGAATAGCCGCAAAGTGCTGGCGGTCAACCACG TGTTTGAGATCATACTGGTGTACCTGGAGAAAGGGAACTGGCAGGAAGCCTTCTTCACTGTCTTGCCTCTAAGGAAAGGGGCCATTCCCCTGGGCCAGGAGGGCATCGCCACGGAGGATGAGGAGGAATCTGACAGAGACGCAGAGACGGTCACACCGAACACAACGGGCAACGAACAGGACCAACAGTAG